agtagaaaataaaagtagGTTGGATAAGAACAAGACGGAAACAGCAGAAATGtatgttaataataataacaacatTTGTGGTAATGATTTGATTGTAGATACTCCGATGGagaataatatacataatcatgaaaacaaaaatattaattcatattttatagaTAATTCGAAAGGAAacttaaataatattatagaacatcctatatatatatcaaatagtaaaaataatcagGAACATTTTTTTGATCGTATGCTTGATTTTATTAACTTATTTTTTAGTCATTCTGACATAAGTACCTATTACGAAAATGTTAGAAATATGTCAAATGAATTTATAGATAATTCGAAAATAAGCATTCCattgataaaatatactattaataattataatataaataaaaatattaattataatattaatgaaaatattaataatgatattaatgataatattaacaattgtgataatattaatgataatactaatgaaaatattaacaattgtgataatattaatgataatattaatgataatattaacaattgtgataatattttttataaaagaaataatagatatatgaacaaaataaaaagagatatttttaataaaaatattgatcTATTACGTACTTGCAATTTCAAcgaattaataaatttaaaaaagtctattattatcaaaacaaaaatggtgtgcaatttttttttatataaatatccaattatttatcatttatattccaataaattatttcatGAAAATGTGAACGTACGGTTATTGTCTTCTGAATCATTATCTAATTTATGTATTGTTGATTGtgattattttattcatgTTGTTCTCccatttttaataaaaaaaagttatgaagaaaatgttttaataaaacatggatctataatttgtatttccaaaattttattaaaattaaagaaagaaattaatgaaaatttacaaaatgatataaaaaatattattatctatagtgaaaaaaaaagaatatataaatttaaaaaaggaGAAATCTTAAGACATTCCTTATGTTTATTAATTCAAAGTATATGTCAATGTAACTATTTTcttgtaaaaaaaaatacatgcacattttttaaagatattttacataataatttatttcattataatgaaattattCAATTTGAAGCTTccaaaattttttattatatgcctatatatttattaagtAAACAACATACTATTGAATTTATTTATGAAGTattctttaatattattaaaaagaaaaataattttcttcatttaaaaggttattttatacttttatGTTTTGTCAATGATACCATTATTCCATATGTATGTTCTCAGCTCATAcaacttttttattatattttaaaaaaaaattcaacCTATTATAAAAccaaaaataaatattatatcaaacacaataaggaaaatatacaaaatatcAATGTCGAAAATACTAATGATTAcaatgatataaaaaaagatgtctatttctttaaaaaaattaattttgaAACATATCCCAttgattataatatgaaaatcTTTTGTCTACTTGCACTCTTTAATGTTGTCAATAACTtaaggaatatatatatatccgATTTCTTGAAGGTCTATACAAAATGTACCATAAATTTTAAGGGTTTGATTAAATCCAGAGGGccaaaaattaataaaaaaaaaaaaataaataacataaatattcatGATGAAATGGACTATTTCAGTAATAGtacaaatgaaaataatgaaagGGAAAATAGTCAGGTGAATTGCTCAAAGAAAAAAGCTAGCTACCTGAACGGTTCAGGTAATAATTCATTGAATGGAATAGAATTGGAGTATACTTTAAGAAGTGGTAGTTTATATAAGAATGATAAccttaataataataaagttGATGAAAACgaattatattttgaaagAGATTCTGtggataataattataatgaacTAACCATTCCCTTAGGCGtttcatataataagaaaaaaagacGAAAAAGAAATACGAGTTTTTATATAAGGAAGGATATAAATTTCATAAGGAAAGAGATAAGTTGGGATAAAGTTTTGGAAAAGagtaaaaagaaaaatggAGATATGCATAGTGATATACTTGAGtacaaattaaatataaacaaaataactaaaatattaattttgtATTTACAAGAATATGTGtatgaaaatgatataGGAGATTCGCATATTTTTGTTCGTGAAATATGTTTGGGTTTAaccatatttttattaacatcTTATCCgttgtatttttttaaaaaaagaaataaaaatgcgcaaaatgtaaaaaatgtgaaaaatgtaaataacttaaataatttaaataatttaaataatgtaaataatgtGGTAAATGCTTATAAAGATAGgaataaagaaaagaataGTGATATAAGAATACATAAGATAGATAAATGTTCATGTCCACTCAAATTATATCATCCAAATGAAAAATCTTcagataaaaaaaagaatatgtGCGTAagtaaaaattatttttatgaacaATTTGATTCTGATAACAGTTATGAAGATGAGGatgaagaatatattaatgataaGAAAGGAACAGATGatacattaaaaaatgagaaAGGAGAcacttattatatatatattatatataaaataaaaaagaaatatattaatatacttattcagttattattaaaattattatgtgAGAAAAATATGAGGACACATAAAATGTGcttgtttttattaaattatttatataattattctatatttaatacgaaagagaaaataatggatacattttctttcaataatatatttaataaatattgtcatgatttttcatatgaattatttcttaaaaaaaaaattgatgataatataagaaaaagtaaaatgaatatatataactattTAAATACTTATTCtgataatatttgtaatgtgtttgaaaatataattgttCATACATGTGATTATTATCAAccattatatttaaaagaagaTAAAGAGCAAAATATAGAATTTGAAGAAGAGGATttagaaaaagaaaaaatatataataatactacCTGTTCTTGTGTGTatgaagaagaaattacttctttatttttaaataaaaattataagtataatttgataaaaacgatatttaacaaaattaataactttatatatttatacaattatgcattaaaatatgctagcttttctatatttcataagaataaatatatgtcCACTCGGAAGGGCTTAATTAAGGGTTACTCAGAAAAGGATACTATAGAAAGTTGtgataatatgaataatattaaagatAATTTAGATGATGCGCAGAATGAGCATTGTGTGTTTAATAAATTGGATgggaataaaaaaaaaactgATGATTTGTGCTTTGATTTAATTTTTGAcaacatacatataaataacgATTTTATTGATGAAATGAATGTGAGTGAGAATGAAGATAAGATTAGTATGGAAGAAGAAGGATTAATAAGGGATGTTCACTTCCTTTTAGAtaaagggaaaaaaaatattagtGTAATTAAATGTTTAGAATATAATGAGACATATTTgtataaacatatattttacttattatttttgaataaatataattattatataataaatggATTCTTTAATAgtttatgttattattcTTCTCATAGTGAATATAGTAATTATGAATACACAAATTTGATTAGGaaaggaaaagaaaaatctatagaatttttattcttaGAGTTTTTAGAAAgatataagaatatatatacgtTTGGATATATTAGagatgatatattatttttgtatatacgatattataaaaaatattatgtaaattatgattattgtattgttgataaaataatttatgaatataatgacaataaaaataaaaagatgaaaatattattatatccatataaaaatacatatgaaaaattaatagaTAATGAAGGAAATGAAAATTTAGAGATGGATCcatatatgaaaaatgatttggagaaaaaagataattatgtttgttgttataattatggggagaattatttttctctttttaattataatatgcACGACATAAATTtgaaagaaataatatcattAGAAAAGACATGTACAGAATttaattattcatataatatatttaataattataatatatattttgatgggaatataattttattttataataatgtggaatgtaataatatggataaaagtttacaaaaaaaaaaaagaattaaagaaaataaaaaaataaaaagggaacaacatgaaaaaattgaattattagcatatgtaaatatatgtctgattaaaattttatattacttaaataattttaatttagTACAATTAGAAATATTTCTAAAGAGTgttaattcttttattaaatcctctataatgaataatttTGCAGCATATTCctttctatatttttttcttatatcACTGGATAAATACAATTCATTTGCGCTTATTAAAACAATTTCTGAagttattataaatatttttatgtgtCTGTCTATTcacaataatataaaacGATTGGCTATGTTCTTGATTCTTCAGTTATTAGTACATAGGTgaattcaaaaaaaaaaagaaatatatatataaaatataaatgtatataaataaataaatatatacatatatatatatatatatatatatatatatatatcacaatattattattgcGTTTCATCTTGTTACCATTATTTCTTTTGGTAGGTATCCCAAGATTCGAGAATTTACAAATGAGTATTTTTATgcaaatataaatttcaTATCTCCTAGCGAATTTaaacattatttatttaagaGTTATGAAGATTTAGAAAGCATCATGTCAATATTGATAAATACTCAATTTTCGCTTATGctaaaaaaggaaaattgTCATATAAAATTAGCAGTAGAAGAAATATCGACCCTTTTGAATATTCCTTATTAAATCACATTTTCATCGTGATCCTCATTTTCTAAATCGTCGtcacttttattataatcgAAAATATAGTCGTCCTCGAGGGCTATTTCTTCATCACAGGCATCTAAaggatataaaaataaataaaacataaatatataagataaatgaatatatatacatatattatatgtatatgtatatgtatatatgtatgtatttataaataatatatcaacGCAATGTAACataatttatcataattaattagtttttttttatatataatatataaacatagTGTACcataattaaatataaataattaatatatatatggagacaatataaaataattaatttatatacatatatatatatatatatatatattttttttttttatttgttcttgtagtttgtttttaaatttatatttgtagCTATACACTACTTACTTGATATATTATCCTCCttatgtttttctttttcatcattttcatctttgtcttcattttccttttcattttcattttctttttgatttattttattcGATACTTTTGGTACATTTAAAAGAACTTTTTCCTCTTggtaaatatttttataagaattaaaatataattcataaggataataatggacattatattttgagattattttttctttgtaTACATCcaattcttttttatcgTATATTCTATTTTTCTCATAATTACATATGTCTATACTTTTCATATGGTactttaaaatattattagtaATAACATAATCTTCATTATAACTGTTCATATCAAATTTGCTCGTAAGTTTGTTCACATCAAAATCGACAACTGTAAAGgtatatacatgtataagtaaaataaactatgaataaatattcttttaaaatggtacttctattatatatatatatatatatatatgtataagTAGAGGttatattgaaaaaaacaaagtatatatcatatgataatatatataaatgttttttaattttttaattttttaattatttatattatattatattatattatattatattatattatattatattatattatattatattatattatattatattatatatatatattatttttttgtcaCTTCTCATGGCTCATCATACCTTTTTCTTCCGATTTGATGTTGTTCTGCTTTAATTTATTACTCATATtgatttaaaaattattacgTATACTCTTGcattcctttttttttttttttcctttttccgtgtgataatatataaaggGTAAACAATATTTATCTTAAGAAAAAGAGATAtagataaattattaaaagagttttattatatatatatatatatatatataaatacatattttacttatatattatcatttcAACATTTTTACTAAAAAGTTACAAATTTTTAAAACGTTaatctttatattttttttttcgtatgtaatatataatatatttatttgttggagcaatacaaaatatatatacgtGGTACATAATATGTACTAcgttatatataattataatatatatataataaatatattaccaacatcataataatataattattataatatatattatatatatatatatattatattttatttatttattttttttttttttgggaagcctaagaaaaaaaaaaaaaattttatatctttattatatttatataatatctcATTTTTTTACCATTTAgtaggaaaaaaaaaaaaatatttgataTAAGGAGTAtggtaaaaataaaaatgattaaAAATGAGGGAcgtttattatattatttaagcatttatattataaatgtaattttatatattttattgttttgttaatatatatatatattgttatatatataaatccaaatatatatatatatattttatatatatatatgttaatatttaatgCAAAAAATGCAGAATACGCAAAACAGTTCGATTTGCTTTAAAAGGAGGCCTcttatgaaatataatactGATATGAACATAGATGAGAATATAGAAGATAATGTaagatattttattttgtatggacttaataaatttaaaggaaataagaaaaaagaattcaagaaaaaaacacgacgaagaataaaaattgaTAAGAAAATAGCTTCATTTGTTTTTCCTCGATcaagaaaagaaaaacgTATAAgattaatttatttaaagaaagttcttaaaaaaaaattaaaaataaagaaatgtATGAAAAAACTAAGGCAGAGATTACAAGAACATCAAAAGTTTATTTCAAAatttattgaaaaaaaacaagaacaaaaaaaaagtgaaaacataaaagaagaagacATACCAACTGAGGATATGGACAAGAAGGAactaatataatatacatcAAATAGGGCATATgaagattttttttttttttttttttttttgtgttaaatttgaaattttaataattattatattatagttaattcaaaaaaattttcatatatatatatatatatatatatatatatatatatatatataatgaggagagaaaaatatttataattatacatataatgtaaatattttctttcaaaaaaaagaaatatatataatatatatatatatatatatatatatttatttatttatttatttatatttccttCGTCGATAAAGAGATTAcctttctttttctttcatatatacattatatttatattgtcCTATCCTAGATATTTGATAAAAAGATGTCATACTCATAAAGAAGTTAACTAGAAGAAGGGAAAGCAAAAATAAGAAGGAGCATTAAAATATAGGAAGATAAAAACATTGTGCCCTTATTTGTCcttaattattatcacacataaatgtatatatatatgtacttatttttttttaattttttactTGTTAACAAATTAAGGTTCCTAGGTTTAATCATATAAGCAAATCGTGTAAACAGTAATCCAGTTAAACAGATAGCTGTTAAATTCAAAAAGTTAAAGGAATAGTAAAggaatattttataattatatttaaatgtatttaCCACGAGAcaatcaaaaaaaaaaaaaaaaaaaaataataaatatataaaaaagaaaataaagttgaattaaaaaaaaataaaaatattaccAATTTGTTGTGGTAAAGATAAATAACTTGGATCTCTATTAATATCTGCAATGTTGGCTAACGATATGGACCATTTAAATGTAGGTGCCCAAAAATGAATAGTCAAGATACCAGTATCAGATACtgtaaaacaaaaaaaaaaaaaaaaaaaaaaaaaaaaaaaaaaaaaatttatttttatatatatatatatatatatttatttatatattttttttttttttttataattatttttttttttttttttttttNNNNNNNNNNNNNNNNNNNNNNNNNNNNNNNNNNNNNNNNNNNNNNNNNNNNNNNNNNNNNNNNNNNNNNNNNNNNNNNNNNNNNNNNNNNNNNNNNNNNGAAAAACTTATAAAATTGCgtataaatatgtatataacacctttctttttctttttctttttttaagtttataatatagttgatataatatttttcaaaagttttaaatatatcaaatttatttctcaaatatatatatatatatatatatatatatatatatgtataatatgtattatgagataaaaatatatatgtatatattatctattttgtttttattttttttgggTCCATTTTTACCAAGCACTTTTTTTAAActttcatttatattataacattgtatttttttttttagttttGGTATGATGTTTggataaaatattttttttattatttccatttttttttttttttttttcctttctaattatattttaacaaaatttatctttttattttattatttttttttttttttctgtatTTCATAGTGaatgaaataaatacatataaaaatataacttaataatatgttctatattatatatattttttaacacatataaaaaaagaaagcaaaaaaaaaaaaaattttttatcttaaaaatttaaatatataaaattagaATGATGTATAATGAgcattattaaaaatatataaatgtgtatgtattattatattttgtgctttggtaaatataaacatatatatatatatatatatatataaataatttgttatttatcaaatgtaaaatataattttttttttttttatcacatataaataagtatatataataaaatatggataataaatataaagaaaaacaagttacttttttataataaacaaataaaaaaaaaaaaggaaatgaaattatacgcatatatatatatatatatatatatatatatatatttatatatattatttcattattcaTTTCCTCTTAATAATTTACAAGGATTAAAGTAAAcatattattcttattatataaattatattgtattatatatattatatttatttgtataaaataaaaagatattataattaatagagaatatatataaataattcaatctttaagaaaaataaagaatttttaaaaattataaatatagacAACATagtttttaaataaattataatttatttttatttcatcaCTACACGtgattaatatatatgtaagaTTTAAACTGATAgcaataatatttttataaaaaaaaaaaaaaaaaaaaaaaaaaaaaactaacTGCGCAAATATGTCTTATTCGTacacatatacatatatttatttatttaaatgtaaACGTAGAGTAATTTTTGTATgcttcaaaaaaaaaaataaataaataaataaaaagtgtaactgttttttaaaataaagatattatatataataaatttatatatatatatatatatatatatatttatttatttatttattttattttattttttctatgCTGCTGCTCTCTATCAAATATGTTATACACTTTGAATAAATTTTCCTCATACGTgtgtaatattatatatatatatatatatatatatatatatatatatattttctatatatgtccattaaaaaaaaaaaactaataatttaaaacatttttatttaatagacaatatttttatttaaaaataaaaagaaatattctcataaaaggatataataacgtataaattttttttttttttttttttttttttttaaagatatttttttatcatcttaatccttattttattactttttgTAAATCACTTATACTTGACAAGAAGagaaaattttatttctgtttacttctatatatattatatgagTTGATTTATTCTAAACGATACATTATAGTAGAGACagaaaatttattttattgaatataaaaataatatacatatatatatatatatatatatgtattgatttatatttatttatttaacCTTTTCATGAATGagtataataatgataatatggAACAGGagaaggaaaaaaaaaaagaggaagagaaatataagaatattataaagaaggagtatgtatatatatatatatatgtttatgtttatatattttcctaTGTGTTGCTTTATTATtctataaaatatataaatctagattcttcaaaaaatttatgtgatcatatatatatatatatatatatatatatattataacgcttttatatgttatgttttctttcatattattctaATCTCCTCTCagatattttatatttcctCGATTATATgacaaaaataaagaaatagaatacaataaattaaggatacataatataaaagaatatatttgtattcACCTGACCATATCTctatttattattcttatagaatgttttgtattttccttcagtaaaaaaaaataaaataaataaaataagaaaatcaagaaaattaagaaaattttataattacttttttttttttttttttttttttttttttattcccGTTTTAGATttgaatataaaagataCAACATATGTGGAAATATGTGTAGTAATATTTTCCATTTTGAATTGTTTGATGCATATTGTTgtgttaataaaaatgtatttttttacatcTGAAAGTGTGTATACTAAAGGGGTATTCATTGGATATATAGTTCTAGTAAGTTTGtgataaataaaacaataagaataaatgaacatacaaatatagacatatgcatatatatatatatatatatatatatatatatacaatgTTTATTTGTAGAATCAGGTTTTTCAATTTCtatctttatatttctttacCAAAAGGAATgaacaaaacaaaaatgatattgctcatttgaaatattatgaCAACAGTTTTAATTTGTATGTGCACTTTTTTGTGGATTCAGTTTTTATTCTTTGTTTACCAACATTAAGgtaaattataataaataaataaataaatatatatatatatatatataacagtaaatatatttatatttatgtttatatttatgtttatgtttatgtttatatttatgctTGATTTTACCTTTGTTGTACGTTCAGCTTTTGCTTGTCCGTTTTGTTCGTGATGATGTTTCTTTGCTTAAATATCCtacttataaatatgattaaatttaataaaataagcTATGGTGGCGACATTTATTACATTGGTTTACTTAGCGTAGTTTTATTAATGTTTTTCATTTTGCGCTACATGATGGAAGAGAGGAACagattattatttttctttttaaaagatatgatgtttgataattataagaaaTGGTACTGTGATTATATAGGAGCTCATTATGATAAGGATAAAGACTCTACAACAGTAAATGGGGAAAATAATAGATATGAAAAGGAGAAGTGTGAAgattataaatttttattttttaataagtgtatattatttcatgATTTTACTATGAATGCTTGTTATAAAGATTATTATTCGATGATTTGTTTTTTGAATAAATTGTTAAAAAGTTGTAACATAAAGGGAGATATGGTTAGTAATACAAGTGTTAATATTAATGGGGATACATATCAGAATATGAATTGTCATGATAATATAAGTTCGAATATACCTAAAAATTACAATTCGTTTTATGAAGAATTAGAAAAGAATCTGAATGAATCAGATATTTTAACCATAGCATATGAAGTTGAAgtattgaaaaatataaaaaaaataaattgtGATGAAATTGGAAAA
This is a stretch of genomic DNA from Plasmodium reichenowi strain SY57 chromosome 14, whole genome shotgun sequence. It encodes these proteins:
- a CDS encoding hypothetical protein (conserved Plasmodium protein, unknown function), with protein sequence MSNKLKQNNIKSEEKVVDFDVNKLTSKFDMNSYNEDYVITNNILKYHMKSIDICNYEKNRIYDKKELDVYKEKIISKYNVHYYPYELYFNSYKNIYQEEKVLLNVPKVSNKINQKENENEKENEDKDENDEKEKHKEDNISNACDEEIALEDDYIFDYNKSDDDLENEDHDENVI
- a CDS encoding hypothetical protein (conserved Plasmodium protein, unknown function), producing MESKKTFFRENEQVKNRLESVMNIINNDDDKYILDNFNIILDNLYYLKSCLNSYREVKNVLDPHLNLLVHSFLYFLKKSFKNVKYIISYYKKNLYEEEKKRNENDNINVEINKCSIAHIDEDCNNNNNNNNNIVKISYDTIKICSEEQFHFGFLKNNLIHGNNYNSNTHQDTEENVECTIHINDMPNEENINNQIGCYKDDYEYSACVNSKTNLERKYSDDEFLNIYIIIKEIYKYYNTLISVRGEKKIKSLFTCNSFYLYNIVDLLLLLKREEKIFEYISNLVYNKTGENNSWVFSYILIIWLSFCLYIPFKLKDVDKDMLNNIEEIYYYYIKKNEKSKEACSILYSHFLRRQDVYECNIYFHHFFLISKEIMMKLICIDLEKAKSKDPKDEEFYIIKNKELPSYCNNTKFSNIILHGILLTHKRVLKKVEKKILFNYKKFYNFFLIQNFKYLDFTETSKALKILCLGYYALLFLDKNEDYKNITSTNVETNNNQSCNINILEKRKEERKKENNIYKLTQKHSLSNTKFCYNNLDYEHMYKDHPLFHKLPMYVNINDAFIEYKTAHETEHFDILGNKKKIINILEKDKVNTTSDNIILENDYYNTYDIEQNKCEDNVILFDKKNSSTNNTAITKKDNSNNNNDSSNNNNNENSNNNNNSNNNNNNNDNNNNSNNNNNNIYYKPSYKEQLEHIKIVGGKKFICESHIMEILNIFFFYFNDNNSYIRWCLSKSFGNIMIYLNVDNINTVINKFDDFTKYNDYNILCTINYTLFHFLFNKNIISVDILNYLLKKIIHSLYSDKVKIYPSAFVLLYSLFKYNKYIKMNFKNNVTSINYFLFHLIFIKLIIFSLFEDNINVRKSSMSLLQLYVGKFNFFYEVENKSRLDKNKTETAEMYVNNNNNICGNDLIVDTPMENNIHNHENKNINSYFIDNSKGNLNNIIEHPIYISNSKNNQEHFFDRMLDFINLFFSHSDISTYYENVRNMSNEFIDNSKISIPLIKYTINNYNINKNINYNINENINNDINDNINNCDNINDNTNENINNCDNINDNINDNINNCDNIFYKRNNRYMNKIKRDIFNKNIDLLRTCNFNELINLKKSIIIKTKMVCNFFLYKYPIIYHLYSNKLFHENVNVRLLSSESLSNLCIVDCDYFIHVVLPFLIKKSYEENVLIKHGSIICISKILLKLKKEINENLQNDIKNIIIYSEKKRIYKFKKGEILRHSLCLLIQSICQCNYFLVKKNTCTFFKDILHNNLFHYNEIIQFEASKIFYYMPIYLLSKQHTIEFIYEVFFNIIKKKNNFLHLKGYFILLCFVNDTIIPYVCSQLIQLFYYILKKNSTYYKTKNKYYIKHNKENIQNINVENTNDYNDIKKDVYFFKKINFETYPIDYNMKIFCLLALFNVVNNLRNIYISDFLKVYTKCTINFKGLIKSRGPKINKKKKINNINIHDEMDYFSNSTNENNERENSQVNCSKKKASYLNGSGNNSLNGIELEYTLRSGSLYKNDNLNNNKVDENELYFERDSVDNNYNELTIPLGVSYNKKKRRKRNTSFYIRKDINFIRKEISWDKVLEKSKKKNGDMHSDILEYKLNINKITKILILYLQEYVYENDIGDSHIFVREICLGLTIFLLTSYPLYFFKKRNKNAQNVKNVKNVNNLNNLNNLNNVNNVVNAYKDRNKEKNSDIRIHKIDKCSCPLKLYHPNEKSSDKKKNMCVSKNYFYEQFDSDNSYEDEDEEYINDKKGTDDTLKNEKGDTYYIYIIYKIKKKYINILIQLLLKLLCEKNMRTHKMCLFLLNYLYNYSIFNTKEKIMDTFSFNNIFNKYCHDFSYELFLKKKIDDNIRKSKMNIYNYLNTYSDNICNVFENIIVHTCDYYQPLYLKEDKEQNIEFEEEDLEKEKIYNNTTCSCVYEEEITSLFLNKNYKYNLIKTIFNKINNFIYLYNYALKYASFSIFHKNKYMSTRKGLIKGYSEKDTIESCDNMNNIKDNLDDAQNEHCVFNKLDGNKKKTDDLCFDLIFDNIHINNDFIDEMNVSENEDKISMEEEGLIRDVHFLLDKGKKNISVIKCLEYNETYLYKHIFYLLFLNKYNYYIINGFFNSLCYYSSHSEYSNYEYTNLIRKGKEKSIEFLFLEFLERYKNIYTFGYIRDDILFLYIRYYKKYYVNYDYCIVDKIIYEYNDNKNKKMKILLYPYKNTYEKLIDNEGNENLEMDPYMKNDLEKKDNYVCCYNYGENYFSLFNYNMHDINLKEIISLEKTCTEFNYSYNIFNNYNIYFDGNIILFYNNVECNNMDKSLQKKKRIKENKKIKREQHEKIELLAYVNICLIKILYYLNNFNLVQLEIFLKSVNSFIKSSIMNNFAAYSFLYFFLISLDKYNSFALIKTISEVIINIFMCLSIHNNIKRLAMFLILQLLVHRYPKIREFTNEYFYANINFISPSEFKHYLFKSYEDLESIMSILINTQFSLMLKKENCHIKLAVEEISTLLNIPY
- a CDS encoding hypothetical protein (conserved Plasmodium protein, unknown function), with translation MQKMQNTQNSSICFKRRPLMKYNTDMNIDENIEDNVRYFILYGLNKFKGNKKKEFKKKTRRRIKIDKKIASFVFPRSRKEKRIRLIYLKKVLKKKLKIKKCMKKLRQRLQEHQKFISKFIEKKQEQKKSENIKEEDIPTEDMDKKELI
- a CDS encoding mitochondrial pyruvate carrier protein 2, putative; protein product: SDTGILTIHFWAPTFKWSISLANIADINRDPSYLSLPQQIAICLTGLLFTRFAYMIKPRNLNLLTINFFMSMTSFYQISRIGQYKYNVYMKEKER